A stretch of DNA from Gymnodinialimonas sp. 57CJ19:
ATCCGGCCTTCCGGCGCGTTATGTCAGCGGCTACCTGATGATCAACGATCAGGTCGTCCAGGAAGCCACCCACGCCTGGGCCGAGGTCTATGTGGATCGGATTGGCTGGGTTGGGTTTGACGTGTCCAACGGCGTGTCCCCGGATGAAAAATATGTCCGCATCGCCGTGGGCCGCGACGCCCGCGACGCCGCTCCGATCGAGGGACTTCGTTTAGGGACAGCCCAAGAAACGCTTATGGTATCTTTACAAGTCCAACAGTAGACAGGGCGCGCACCCTTCTAATCTGAATGTAGAGCTTCATGACTTACTGTATCGGAATGCGACTGGACCGCGGGCTGGTTCTGATGTCGGACACGCGCACCAGCGCGGGCGTCGATAATTTTGCCGTCAGCAAGAAGATGTTCACTTGGGAAGTCCCCGGCGAACGGGCGATTACCATCATGACCGCCGGCAACCTTGCCACCACGCAATCCATGATCAGCTTGCTGGAAGAGCGCTCCGTCTCCGAACAGGACCGCGATCCCAGCATTTTGCAAGAGCCCACGATGTTTCAGGTGGCGCGGCTGGTCGGGGCGACCCTGCGCGAGGTGATCTCAACCTCGTCTGCGTCGGGGCAAACGTCCGAGGATCAGTTCGGCGCGTCGATCATCGTTGCGGGGCAGATCAAGGGCGGCAAGCCCACGATCTTCATGATCTACCCGGAAGGGAACTTCATCGAGATCACCGATGACACGCCGTTCTTTCAGATTGGCGAAACCAAATACGGCAAGCCGATCCTTGTGCGCGTCTATGATGCGGCGATGGACTTTGACGACGCCGTGAAGCTTCTGTTGGTGTCGTTCGATTCCACGGTGAAATCCAACCTCTCTGTCGGTCTCCCGTTCGACCTGCAAATCTATGAGAATGACAGCTTCTCGGTGGGCCGCACGACGCGGATCACGGCCGATGACCCGATTTATCAACAAATCTCGGACGGGTGGGGCGATGCCTTGCGCGATGCGTTCGACGTGTTGCCGCGCTACAAACTCTGACGTCCCCGTTGCCCCCCCGGCAGAGCGCCAGAGGGGGCAACGGGGGGCATCCCTACCCTGCCAAACGCGCCCGTTGATCCGCGCGCTTGAAGAACAGAAAGTAGAACACTGGCGCCGCGATCAATGTCAGCACCGAGGCAAACGCCAACCCGCCCATGATCGTCACTGCCATCGACTGGAAGAACGCGTCCGAGATCAGCGGCAGCATCCCAAGGATCGTTGTGGCCGCCGCCAGGAACACCGGCCGCAAACGCGATGTAGAGGCTTCGACAATTGCGTCTTTCAAAGGCATGTCCGGCGTCGCTTCTCGGGTCAGGTCGATCTCTTCCACCAGGACGATGCCGTTCTTGATCAGCATCCCTGACAGGGACAGAAGCCCCAGAAGCGCGGTGAAGGTGAAGGGCAAACCCGCCCCCAATAACCCAAGGCTGACCCCGTTCACGGCCATCGGCACCATTAGCCAAATGATGATCGGCTGGCGCAAGGCGTTGAACAACAGGACCGAGATCAGGACCATCACGATCAGGCTGACCGGCAATTGCCCTGCAAGGGAAGCCTGCGCATTGGTGGAGCTTTCAAGCTCTCCGCCCCATTCCATCGCGTAGCCTTCGGGCAGGGTCATCTCTTCAATGATCTCCCGCACCTCGATCTGCACTTCGCTGGCCGTCATGTCGCGCGGGATATCGGCCCCCACCGTAATGACATTGGCCCGGTCCCGGCGGTGCACCAGCGTGTCTTGCGGCTCGAACGTGAACCCGTTGATGACCTGATGCATCGGCACGAAGCCGTTGCCGCTGTCGGAATACAGCAGGTAGTCGGTCAGGGCGATGCTGCCATCTTGTGGCCCGCGCAAAACGATGGGGATCTGGCGGTCCCCTTCGCGGAACGTACCGGCAGCGAGACCCTCGCTGGCGAACTGCATCATCTCGGTAATTTGAGACCGCGAGATACCCGCATCTTGGGCACGGTCTTCGGCATAGACCGGGCGCAGCACCAATTCACGCTCTCGCCAATCGTGGCGCGGCGAGATGATGTTGTCCGAGACACTGGCCATCCTTGCCATTGCCTCATCCGCCAGATCGCGCAGAACGTCTGGGTCACGGCCAAGGAAGCGCACTTCGATCGGCGCGCCGCCACCCGGCCCGAAGGCTAGCCGCATGACGCGGAATTCCCCTTGGGGCACCGCATTGGCGGCAAAGGCCTCCAGCTCGTTCATTTCTTCTTCGATCACGTCCAGTGACGTGACCCGCACGATCAGGTGGCCATAGCTGGGGTTCGGGTCTTCGCTGTCGTAGGTCAGCATGAAGCGTGACGCGCCCATCCCGGAGAAGGACGTCACCGCCTCCACTTCTTCACGCTCGCTCAACCAATCTTCCAACACCGCCATGTCCTCGGTCGTTTGTTGGATCGAGGCCCCTTGCGGCAATTGGTAGTGCACGAAGTAGAGCGGCGTGTTGCTGTCTGGAAAGAACTGCTGCCGGATTTGCCCGAACATCGCGTAGCACGCGACCGTGGTGACAATCAGCGCAGCGACCACGATCCAGCGGAATTGCAGGCAGACCCGCAGCACCGAGGCATAGCCCCGGAACAACGCGCCATCGTAGCTGCCCGCCCCTTCGCCGGTGGTGCCTTTCTTGAAGAAGTAATGCCCCAAAAGAGGCGTGGCGGTAAGGGCCAGCACCCAAGACAGCAGCAACGAAATTGCGATAACCGCGAAGAGGGAGAACAGGAACTCTCCCGTGGCGTCAGGGCTTAACCCGATTCCGGCGAAGGCCATGATCCCGATCACCGTGGCGCCCAACAGCGGGATTTGCGTCTTGTTGGCCGCCTCTGTCGCAGCATCGCGGGACGATTTGCCCCGCGCCATGGCGATCTGCATCCCCTCCGCCACCACAATGGCGTTATCGACCAGCATCCCCATGGCGATAATCAGCGCGCCCAGGGAAATCCGCTCCATCTCGATGGAGGACAACATCATGAAAAACAGCGTGCCCACCACGGTCAGCAGAAGGGTGCTGCCCACGACCACGGCGGCCCGCCATCCCATGAACACCGCCAGAACCACCACAACGATGGTCACCGACATCAACAGGTTCACCAGGAAGGCATTGGATGCTTCTTCCACAACGATGTGCTGCTGGTAGACGGGCTCGACCGAGACGCCCAGGGGAATGACGCTTTCCAACTCGGCCAGACGCGCATCGACGCGGTGGCCCACTTCGACGATGTTCTCGGTCGATATCCCGGCAACGCCCAGGGTGAAGGCCTCGGTCCCGTTGTGGCGCACGATCAGGTTGGGCGCGGCTTCTCGGGCGCGGAACACCTCGGCCACGTCGGTCAGGTTGATGATCTCTCCGCCGACACCCACCGAGAGCGTCGCGATCGCGGACACGGTATCGGACCCTTGGGGCCGCTGAATAAGCGTGCGCCCCTCGGTCGATTGCAGGGTGCCGCCGTCCACCATCTCGTCGGCCCCCGCAATGGCGGCCAGCATGGCCGCGGGGGGAATGCCAAGAGTCGTGGTCAGGGCCAGATCCGGCTCCACATAGATGACCTCGTTGGGCAGACCCGACAGCGCCACATCGGCTACCCCGTCCACCGCGAGCAATTCGCGGCGCAAGAAAGCGGCGATGCCGTTGATCTCGGCGTCGGTGTAGCCGTCCGCCGTCACCGCGAAATAGAGGCCAAACACGTCGCCGAAATTATCGTTCACAAAGGGATCGGACGCGCCGCTTGGCAGGGCGGCATCGGCCACACGGTTGCGCAGGTCTGACCAGATGGTGGGCAACTCGGTGCCGTCATATTGGTCGCGCATGTTGACCACGATCCACGACAGGCCGGGCTGGTTCATGGTGACGATGTCGTCCACCTCGCCCATGCTCTGGATCTCGGACTCGATCGCCTCCGAGACCTCCAGCGCCACTTCCTCCGCCGAGGCACCGGGATATTGCGTGACCACAATCGCGGTCTTGATGGTAAAGGCAGGGTCTTCCAGCCGCCCCAGGTTGGCGAAGCCCCAGATGCCGCCGATCAGGCAAATCAGCATGACGATCCATGTGTAGATGGGCCGATCAATCGAGAAACGTGCGATATCCATGATCCGACCTATTCCTCAAAGCCAACGAAGCGCCGGACTTGCGTGCCATCGGCTAGCTGTCCTCCGGCAATTGTCACGATCTCCTGGCCGGGCTCCAGCCCGTCGATCACCTGCACGCGACCGTTGTCGGTGGGGATGATCTCCACCGGCGTTCTCGCGACCGTTCCCGCCGATGCCCCCGTGGGGTTGAAAACCACCACGCTGGTGCTGCCGTCGTTTTCCACCACAACCGCCGATGCGGGGATCACAATGCGCCCACCGCTGGTGCCCAGAACCGCTTCAACCGTTGCCGATGATCCGGGCCAGATGGTCAGGCCCTCCAGCGGTTCTCGGCCCAAGGTGATGGTGTAGGTCTGCCCGATGGGGGCGGTCTCGGCGTTGACCTCGCGGATATCGAAATCATAGCTTTCCTCGCCCGAGGGGAACTGGACCGCGAACGACGCGTCCGGGTCTTGGCCCGCCCGTTGAAACAGCGTTTCCGGCACGTCGATTTCCACCCGCAGGTCAGACATATCGTGCATCCGCAAAACCGCTGTGCCGCTTCCCACAGTCGAGAAGTTCGGCACCAAGCGGGCCGCCACCAAGGCGTCAAACGGCGAATGCAGGGTAGCTTGTGACAGGGCACGTTCGGCGTTGCGCACCGCCAGTTCTGCCAGGTTCAGCTCTGTCTCTGCGTCTTGTACGGCAGTTTCGCTCACGGCGCTGCCCAAGAGCGCGCGCAACCTTGTGACCGTGCGCAGGGCTTGTTCGTGCTGCACCTGCGCTTCTTCCAAGGCCAGCTCGAACGGCACCTGATCCAGCGTTGCCACGACGTCATCGGCGGGCACGAAGGCGCCTTCCTCTACCGGGAAATCAACGATCTGCCCCCCGGCCTGGAACGCCAGATCCACCGTTTCCCGCGCCACAACCCGCCCGAAGAACACGCGCCGCACTTCGGCGTCGCTGGCGGTGACGGTTTCCAACCGGACGAAGGGCGCGTCGGCCACGGCGGGCAAGGATGACAACATGAGACAAAGCACCGTTGCGGCGCTGAAC
This window harbors:
- a CDS encoding efflux RND transporter periplasmic adaptor subunit — encoded protein: MFIKFSAATVLCLMLSSLPAVADAPFVRLETVTASDAEVRRVFFGRVVARETVDLAFQAGGQIVDFPVEEGAFVPADDVVATLDQVPFELALEEAQVQHEQALRTVTRLRALLGSAVSETAVQDAETELNLAELAVRNAERALSQATLHSPFDALVAARLVPNFSTVGSGTAVLRMHDMSDLRVEIDVPETLFQRAGQDPDASFAVQFPSGEESYDFDIREVNAETAPIGQTYTITLGREPLEGLTIWPGSSATVEAVLGTSGGRIVIPASAVVVENDGSTSVVVFNPTGASAGTVARTPVEIIPTDNGRVQVIDGLEPGQEIVTIAGGQLADGTQVRRFVGFEE
- a CDS encoding peptidase, which codes for MTYCIGMRLDRGLVLMSDTRTSAGVDNFAVSKKMFTWEVPGERAITIMTAGNLATTQSMISLLEERSVSEQDRDPSILQEPTMFQVARLVGATLREVISTSSASGQTSEDQFGASIIVAGQIKGGKPTIFMIYPEGNFIEITDDTPFFQIGETKYGKPILVRVYDAAMDFDDAVKLLLVSFDSTVKSNLSVGLPFDLQIYENDSFSVGRTTRITADDPIYQQISDGWGDALRDAFDVLPRYKL
- a CDS encoding efflux RND transporter permease subunit; amino-acid sequence: MDIARFSIDRPIYTWIVMLICLIGGIWGFANLGRLEDPAFTIKTAIVVTQYPGASAEEVALEVSEAIESEIQSMGEVDDIVTMNQPGLSWIVVNMRDQYDGTELPTIWSDLRNRVADAALPSGASDPFVNDNFGDVFGLYFAVTADGYTDAEINGIAAFLRRELLAVDGVADVALSGLPNEVIYVEPDLALTTTLGIPPAAMLAAIAGADEMVDGGTLQSTEGRTLIQRPQGSDTVSAIATLSVGVGGEIINLTDVAEVFRAREAAPNLIVRHNGTEAFTLGVAGISTENIVEVGHRVDARLAELESVIPLGVSVEPVYQQHIVVEEASNAFLVNLLMSVTIVVVVLAVFMGWRAAVVVGSTLLLTVVGTLFFMMLSSIEMERISLGALIIAMGMLVDNAIVVAEGMQIAMARGKSSRDAATEAANKTQIPLLGATVIGIMAFAGIGLSPDATGEFLFSLFAVIAISLLLSWVLALTATPLLGHYFFKKGTTGEGAGSYDGALFRGYASVLRVCLQFRWIVVAALIVTTVACYAMFGQIRQQFFPDSNTPLYFVHYQLPQGASIQQTTEDMAVLEDWLSEREEVEAVTSFSGMGASRFMLTYDSEDPNPSYGHLIVRVTSLDVIEEEMNELEAFAANAVPQGEFRVMRLAFGPGGGAPIEVRFLGRDPDVLRDLADEAMARMASVSDNIISPRHDWRERELVLRPVYAEDRAQDAGISRSQITEMMQFASEGLAAGTFREGDRQIPIVLRGPQDGSIALTDYLLYSDSGNGFVPMHQVINGFTFEPQDTLVHRRDRANVITVGADIPRDMTASEVQIEVREIIEEMTLPEGYAMEWGGELESSTNAQASLAGQLPVSLIVMVLISVLLFNALRQPIIIWLMVPMAVNGVSLGLLGAGLPFTFTALLGLLSLSGMLIKNGIVLVEEIDLTREATPDMPLKDAIVEASTSRLRPVFLAAATTILGMLPLISDAFFQSMAVTIMGGLAFASVLTLIAAPVFYFLFFKRADQRARLAG